In a genomic window of Leptospira broomii serovar Hurstbridge str. 5399:
- a CDS encoding substrate-binding periplasmic protein produces MFFPLLPNIHFLRFFVFLSGLYFFFSGSSIMAQSDSTSSRLQDIQRRGEIRVTGNRNFAPFYIDNPKEGFPGFDAELGKKYADFLGVKYVFVPKPEFEDFAEAVQKGEVDLALSGLTTTLERSKKIKFSKPYLISTPAALIRKSALPPAPEGNIITTQYFRSVKDLGDLSGISFAVRAFSGSHEYLLHAFPNSRIFTYGSIDGAWNAVKAGTANCFVAEAYHIKGILQLQPSLASNYRPLLETVQEDHISALLPKVDLIYLRNFDFFLSEMIRTGELKLLEDKYFNSSDWVK; encoded by the coding sequence ATGTTTTTTCCATTACTGCCTAATATTCATTTTTTGAGATTTTTTGTTTTTTTGTCCGGACTGTATTTTTTCTTTTCCGGGTCCTCAATAATGGCGCAAAGCGATTCCACTTCCTCGCGACTTCAGGATATCCAGCGGAGAGGAGAAATTAGAGTAACTGGAAACCGTAATTTTGCCCCATTTTATATCGATAATCCGAAGGAAGGGTTTCCCGGGTTCGACGCGGAGCTTGGAAAAAAATACGCGGATTTTCTAGGCGTTAAATATGTTTTCGTTCCGAAACCGGAATTCGAGGACTTTGCGGAAGCGGTTCAAAAAGGGGAAGTTGATTTAGCTCTTTCGGGATTAACGACCACACTGGAACGATCGAAAAAGATAAAATTCAGTAAACCTTATTTAATTTCAACACCGGCTGCACTAATTCGAAAGTCGGCTTTGCCTCCCGCTCCGGAAGGAAATATCATCACGACTCAGTATTTTCGGAGCGTAAAAGACCTCGGGGATTTGAGCGGCATAAGCTTTGCCGTAAGGGCATTTTCCGGAAGTCATGAATATCTTTTGCATGCTTTTCCGAATTCAAGAATTTTTACGTACGGAAGCATTGACGGCGCTTGGAATGCGGTGAAAGCGGGAACGGCAAATTGCTTCGTTGCGGAAGCGTACCATATTAAAGGAATTCTTCAGTTGCAACCTTCCTTGGCTTCTAATTATCGCCCGCTATTAGAAACAGTACAGGAGGATCATATCTCGGCTCTGCTTCCAAAAGTCGATCTTATCTATTTACGAAATTTCGATTTTTTTCTCTCTGAAATGATTCGAACCGGAGAGTTGAAATTATTGGAGGATAAGTACTTTAATTCGAGTGATTGGGTTAAGTAA
- a CDS encoding TetR/AcrR family transcriptional regulator, whose protein sequence is MRKVETAKHILRGEATRKRVLDLAVKVATIEGLEALTIGRMADAAGISKAGLLGHFGTKEDLQIATVRAGREKFIRKVIYPIRSVPEGIPRVFALIDSWVDYVRQSEGGCFFASVSAEFDCRPGAVRDAVSSMIKEWQLGLAKVIEDAKKLGHLKSDVVPKSLAFAFQGYELALNLMFQLLGEKEAVHEAKAAMHQLILNSITLSGKRALAKDSNFGKNLSLNQ, encoded by the coding sequence ATGAGAAAAGTTGAAACTGCTAAGCATATTTTGCGCGGGGAGGCGACTCGAAAAAGGGTGCTTGATCTTGCCGTAAAAGTAGCTACGATCGAAGGTTTAGAGGCCCTAACGATAGGCAGAATGGCGGATGCAGCCGGAATTAGTAAGGCGGGATTGCTTGGACATTTCGGTACAAAGGAAGATTTGCAAATCGCAACGGTCCGAGCGGGCCGTGAAAAGTTTATCAGAAAAGTAATTTATCCGATTCGATCCGTGCCCGAAGGGATACCCCGTGTCTTTGCATTGATTGACAGTTGGGTGGATTATGTAAGGCAGTCGGAAGGCGGGTGTTTCTTTGCATCCGTATCCGCAGAGTTTGATTGCAGGCCCGGAGCGGTTCGAGATGCAGTAAGTTCGATGATCAAAGAGTGGCAGCTTGGGTTAGCGAAAGTAATTGAAGATGCGAAGAAATTGGGACATTTAAAATCGGACGTCGTTCCTAAGTCGCTTGCCTTTGCATTTCAAGGATACGAATTAGCGTTGAATCTCATGTTCCAATTATTGGGTGAAAAAGAGGCGGTTCACGAAGCCAAGGCCGCAATGCATCAATTAATTTTGAATTCCATCACCCTATCCGGAAAACGGGCCTTAGCTAAAGATTCGAATTTCGGGAAAAATCTAAGTCTTAATCAGTGA
- a CDS encoding ArnT family glycosyltransferase — protein MNSTVQDDSLFSRKFVIWILLALAILPILLTFPLDVIDIDSSQYAEISREMTDSGDWFFIRDNGRRYLDKPILTFWSISSSFVLFGQNNFAFRLPAILLTLASLWGIFTVTKLHSGSVKQGWLAVLLYALSPGLYAMVVDPKIDVYVTPYIILVFAFYYLGTKKNSAYYYAMYLAMGLGFVTKGPIAVVIPGIGIGGDILFRRDWKRLLGMKLFPGVIIAALPPLLWSIPLYLEFNTYGPYFFLWVQSFGRFYVKMYDQKFNPGFFYANFAWAFGVFILPFLAYILGKVVPFLRQKGSILFSSIRGNLWREADFVPAFWLFVFLFLISFSKYQLPQYIYWCLPAAAVLGSGFLMDLISKEDNALVRSGRILTWITCAMFVLAGILLPILSVTVDFEYIGWVLFYFAAGTALRFLSGNRERILTALVVSTSFFFTLVSMYAYPLLISYQPSKEIGKIIQEAEPNKDKLLLFGVPASKRSYAFYSKRFARTLFDPDVLFDALKNDGERLIVISEKFLPSFSEFTQDKVDIDILAEFPSYKVATPEGKFFLKSKRESVVSKVYLAKIRFKNQIQ, from the coding sequence ATGAATTCAACCGTTCAAGACGATTCCCTTTTCTCGAGAAAATTCGTAATATGGATCCTGCTGGCGTTAGCGATCCTGCCTATTTTACTTACGTTTCCTTTAGACGTTATCGATATAGATTCCTCTCAATATGCCGAGATTTCTCGAGAGATGACGGACAGTGGAGATTGGTTTTTTATCAGAGACAACGGAAGGCGTTATCTCGATAAACCCATTCTAACCTTTTGGAGTATTTCGAGTTCTTTCGTTTTGTTCGGGCAAAATAATTTTGCATTCCGTTTACCTGCCATTCTGCTTACTCTTGCTTCCCTTTGGGGAATTTTTACCGTCACAAAATTGCATTCAGGAAGTGTAAAGCAGGGATGGTTGGCAGTTCTTTTATACGCACTTTCTCCGGGATTGTATGCGATGGTCGTCGATCCGAAGATCGACGTCTATGTGACTCCATATATCATTCTGGTTTTTGCCTTTTATTATTTAGGAACTAAGAAAAATTCCGCATACTACTATGCGATGTATCTTGCAATGGGCTTGGGTTTCGTCACCAAGGGACCGATTGCGGTCGTAATTCCTGGAATCGGAATCGGAGGAGATATTCTGTTCCGGCGAGATTGGAAGCGTTTGCTAGGAATGAAATTATTTCCCGGAGTCATCATTGCGGCTCTTCCCCCGCTTCTATGGTCGATTCCTCTGTATCTTGAATTTAACACATACGGACCTTATTTTTTTCTGTGGGTGCAGTCCTTCGGTCGTTTTTACGTCAAGATGTACGATCAAAAATTCAATCCGGGTTTCTTTTATGCGAATTTCGCTTGGGCTTTCGGAGTTTTCATTCTCCCTTTTTTGGCGTACATCTTGGGGAAGGTCGTGCCGTTTCTTCGTCAGAAGGGAAGCATACTATTTTCTTCGATACGCGGTAATCTCTGGAGAGAGGCGGATTTTGTTCCTGCCTTCTGGCTGTTTGTCTTTTTGTTTTTAATCAGCTTTTCAAAATACCAGCTACCCCAGTATATTTATTGGTGTTTGCCTGCGGCTGCGGTCTTGGGTTCGGGATTTTTAATGGATCTGATCTCCAAAGAAGATAACGCCTTAGTCCGCTCGGGACGAATTCTAACCTGGATAACTTGCGCGATGTTCGTACTTGCAGGAATTCTTTTGCCGATTCTGTCCGTGACTGTGGACTTCGAATATATCGGATGGGTGCTATTCTACTTTGCCGCCGGAACGGCGCTTCGGTTTTTGTCCGGGAATAGAGAAAGAATTCTTACTGCCCTAGTCGTTTCCACATCCTTTTTCTTTACGTTAGTGAGTATGTACGCTTATCCGCTTCTGATTTCCTATCAGCCTTCTAAAGAAATCGGGAAAATCATTCAAGAAGCCGAGCCCAATAAGGATAAGCTTTTATTATTCGGCGTTCCGGCTTCCAAACGATCCTATGCGTTTTACTCAAAAAGATTTGCGAGAACCTTATTTGATCCGGATGTTTTATTCGATGCTTTGAAAAACGATGGAGAACGATTGATCGTTATTTCCGAGAAATTTCTGCCTTCTTTCTCCGAGTTTACGCAAGACAAAGTGGATATAGACATTTTGGCCGAATTCCCAAGTTACAAAGTCGCAACACCCGAAGGAAAATTTTTCTTAAAATCAAAGCGCGAATCGGTCGTTTCCAAGGTTTACTTAGCGAAAATCCGGTTTAAAAACCAAATACAGTAA
- the rlmN gene encoding 23S rRNA (adenine(2503)-C(2))-methyltransferase RlmN: MKAYTEYSSSSEVSVGALTPLKGKTLEELAALFSSLGEKPFRAKQIYNGLYTNRYESWDEFTTLGKDLRRKLQEVASLTKLNVVKHLKSVDGTQKFTFESILGSGKEFESVWIPSGDGGRKTICISSQVGCTLNCKFCATAKLPYQGNLKASEIVDQILQVERIVGDRATNVVFMGMGEPMHNYFNVMRAAKILHDPEAIGLGSRRITISTSGVVNGIRRYIENKEPYKLAISLNHPDPDGRKEIMDIEEKFSLPELLEAAQDYTRILRRRITFEYVMIPGVNMSSEDAKKLVRIARKMDCKINVIPLNTEFFGWRRPSSAEVGEFLRLLEPAGVPILNRRSPGKDINGACGMLASKS; this comes from the coding sequence ATGAAGGCTTATACCGAATATTCCTCATCTTCCGAAGTTTCCGTGGGCGCCTTGACCCCTTTAAAGGGTAAAACGTTGGAGGAACTGGCCGCTCTTTTCTCTTCTTTAGGCGAAAAACCGTTTCGAGCAAAACAAATTTATAATGGACTTTATACGAATCGATACGAGTCCTGGGATGAATTTACCACTTTAGGAAAAGACTTGCGGAGGAAACTCCAGGAGGTCGCGTCCCTTACAAAACTTAACGTTGTCAAGCATCTGAAATCCGTAGATGGAACGCAGAAATTTACGTTCGAATCGATTTTAGGCAGCGGTAAAGAATTCGAATCCGTATGGATTCCCTCCGGAGACGGCGGAAGAAAGACGATTTGTATTTCTTCTCAGGTAGGATGTACTCTTAATTGTAAATTTTGTGCCACTGCAAAACTGCCGTACCAAGGGAATTTAAAAGCTTCGGAAATTGTGGATCAAATTTTGCAGGTGGAACGTATCGTCGGCGACCGGGCAACCAACGTCGTATTTATGGGAATGGGCGAGCCGATGCATAATTACTTCAACGTTATGCGTGCCGCGAAAATTCTTCATGATCCTGAGGCCATCGGATTAGGATCCAGAAGGATTACCATTTCTACTTCAGGTGTGGTGAACGGAATTCGTCGGTATATCGAGAACAAAGAGCCTTATAAATTAGCTATCTCACTGAATCATCCGGATCCCGACGGAAGAAAGGAGATTATGGATATCGAGGAAAAATTCTCGTTACCGGAACTACTTGAAGCTGCCCAAGATTATACAAGAATTCTGCGTAGAAGAATTACTTTCGAATACGTGATGATTCCAGGCGTCAATATGAGTAGCGAAGACGCCAAGAAATTGGTTCGGATCGCGAGAAAGATGGACTGCAAAATTAATGTCATCCCGCTTAATACTGAATTCTTCGGTTGGCGAAGGCCTAGTTCAGCGGAAGTGGGGGAGTTCCTGAGATTACTGGAACCGGCCGGAGTTCCCATCTTAAATCGTCGTTCTCCCGGGAAGGATATTAACGGCGCTTGCGGCATGCTCGCTTCAAAAAGTTGA
- a CDS encoding Cys-rich protein: MKPLLYLRIFPLLFLILTFFSCKNPYERKCQEICKFYLSCAEEEFKGKQVITDADRNLVTIDCESGCLREQGFAVPCYESEKTCKGFNRCIMESGLMD; the protein is encoded by the coding sequence ATGAAGCCGCTTCTCTATTTGCGAATCTTTCCACTTTTGTTTTTAATACTTACATTTTTCTCCTGTAAGAATCCATATGAGAGAAAATGCCAGGAAATCTGTAAATTTTACCTTTCCTGCGCGGAAGAAGAATTTAAAGGAAAACAAGTCATTACCGATGCGGATCGAAATCTCGTCACGATTGATTGTGAATCGGGTTGTCTTAGGGAACAGGGGTTTGCGGTCCCCTGCTATGAAAGCGAAAAAACCTGCAAAGGGTTTAATCGCTGTATTATGGAGTCGGGATTAATGGATTGA
- the sufB gene encoding Fe-S cluster assembly protein SufB: protein MAQTLETLALDEEKYYRADNFPKGLTRKVVESISHIKNEPAWLTEFRLEAFRIYQSKPMPTWGFFPNFHVDIDEYVHYIGANHKKKKSWDEVDPEVLKSFERLGIPEHERKYLAGIEAMEDSETVYANVKKELTELGIIFCDIDTAIREYPEIVRKYIGTVVSIGDNKFSALNSCVFSGGSFAYIPKGVKTPMPLQAYFKVTAASSGQYERTLLIAEEGAELEYSEGCSSVQDKGTNFHTAVVELVAHNKAKIFYTTIQNWKKNMYNWTVKRGICHESAHISWTDVNIGANTVKYPGIILQGDNSTGDILSLAFAGSGQIQDTGARIIHVGKNTRSNILAKGVSLDGGTNSYRGLVKFASGSSNAYSHVKCDGLMMDDRSQSHAYPYNDVSGQNGTLNYEATVSRIDEDQLFYLQSRGLSEDDAKLLVINGFCEGVTKHLNVEYSVEMTRLIRMILEDGKVIAEHSDSVVT, encoded by the coding sequence ATGGCACAAACGCTGGAAACCCTTGCCCTGGATGAAGAAAAATATTATCGAGCCGATAATTTCCCAAAAGGCCTGACGCGCAAAGTCGTCGAATCCATTTCTCATATAAAAAATGAACCCGCTTGGTTAACGGAATTTAGACTCGAAGCTTTCCGGATATACCAAAGCAAGCCCATGCCTACCTGGGGATTTTTCCCTAATTTTCACGTAGATATCGATGAATATGTTCATTATATAGGCGCCAATCATAAGAAAAAGAAATCCTGGGACGAAGTCGATCCTGAGGTCCTGAAAAGTTTCGAACGTTTAGGCATTCCCGAACACGAACGGAAATACCTAGCCGGAATCGAAGCGATGGAAGATTCCGAAACCGTATATGCGAACGTTAAGAAAGAACTTACCGAGCTCGGAATTATTTTTTGCGATATCGATACTGCGATTCGTGAGTATCCGGAAATTGTACGCAAATATATCGGAACTGTCGTCTCGATCGGAGATAATAAGTTTTCCGCATTAAACTCCTGCGTATTCTCGGGCGGGTCTTTCGCTTATATTCCCAAAGGAGTTAAGACTCCCATGCCGCTTCAAGCGTATTTTAAAGTGACTGCGGCTTCTTCCGGTCAATACGAGCGTACTCTTCTCATTGCGGAAGAAGGCGCCGAGCTGGAATATTCGGAAGGTTGTTCTTCAGTTCAAGACAAAGGAACGAATTTTCATACTGCAGTCGTGGAACTGGTCGCTCACAATAAAGCGAAGATATTCTATACCACTATTCAGAATTGGAAAAAGAATATGTATAACTGGACGGTAAAGCGGGGGATCTGTCATGAATCCGCACATATCAGTTGGACGGACGTCAATATCGGAGCCAATACGGTTAAATATCCGGGAATCATTCTCCAAGGAGATAATTCGACGGGTGATATACTGTCTCTAGCTTTTGCCGGATCCGGTCAGATTCAGGATACCGGAGCCCGTATAATTCACGTAGGTAAGAATACGCGAAGTAATATTTTGGCGAAGGGAGTTTCTCTGGATGGCGGTACAAACTCTTATCGTGGTCTAGTAAAATTCGCATCAGGTTCTTCTAATGCATATAGCCACGTAAAATGCGACGGTCTAATGATGGATGATCGTTCCCAATCTCATGCATATCCTTACAACGATGTTAGCGGCCAGAATGGTACATTGAATTACGAGGCGACTGTTTCTAGAATCGACGAAGATCAGTTGTTCTATTTGCAGTCTAGGGGATTGTCGGAGGACGACGCCAAATTGTTAGTCATCAACGGATTTTGCGAAGGCGTCACTAAGCACTTGAACGTGGAATATTCGGTCGAGATGACTAGGTTGATTCGCATGATTTTAGAGGACGGTAAGGTAATCGCCGAGCATAGCGACTCTGTCGTAACCTAA
- a CDS encoding PaaI family thioesterase, with protein sequence MKSTVRENLSFGSSPDNPDGLQLKITFDEDTKTAYGDYTVPEKFQGSPDVIHPGIIATILDEIMAKINEAMNFKTTTGELTIRFLQPAQINQPLHLRGWFVKKNKKVIENRAEIENEIGKIVARGKGKYIELDS encoded by the coding sequence ATGAAATCAACGGTTCGGGAAAACCTGAGTTTCGGTTCGAGCCCTGACAACCCGGATGGTCTTCAACTCAAGATCACCTTTGATGAGGACACTAAAACCGCTTATGGCGATTATACTGTCCCAGAAAAGTTTCAAGGTTCCCCGGATGTCATTCATCCCGGAATCATAGCTACAATATTGGACGAAATTATGGCTAAGATTAACGAAGCCATGAATTTTAAAACGACAACCGGCGAACTTACGATCCGTTTTCTTCAGCCGGCGCAAATAAATCAACCTCTGCATCTACGCGGTTGGTTTGTAAAGAAGAACAAGAAGGTAATCGAAAACCGGGCCGAAATCGAGAATGAAATCGGCAAGATTGTTGCCCGAGGCAAGGGCAAGTATATCGAACTCGATTCCTGA
- a CDS encoding sulfurtransferase, translated as MKIKIFLLLFFLLSQPAHAASTKEKKQIRKSWFLSAVDALSLEKQGAIVVDAREGFKFTAYSGSIYLEWKEISRKDAPLLGYLLSESEATEILRRKGIQKKNLILVFADPISGWGEEGRIVWSLRTLGFSHAYIIDGGIHALRKAFESKNFSDSKIETFTMNPARRSRDWVVDANFVNSHLSDRKFVFVDSREDREFEGKTPHGESRGGHLPGARSLHYKNLLNSDGYLLPETELRRKFSSAGIEFGKTVVSYCTGGIRSAWLVAVLVSLGYDAKNYAGSMWEWSSLDPDKFPLVKGPN; from the coding sequence ATGAAGATCAAAATCTTCCTGCTGCTATTCTTCCTACTATCTCAGCCTGCGCATGCCGCATCTACGAAAGAAAAGAAGCAAATCAGGAAAAGCTGGTTTTTGAGCGCTGTGGACGCGCTTTCTCTCGAAAAGCAGGGGGCGATCGTGGTAGATGCGCGGGAAGGTTTCAAATTTACGGCCTATTCCGGAAGCATTTATCTAGAATGGAAAGAAATTTCCAGAAAAGACGCTCCTTTACTCGGTTATTTATTATCCGAATCCGAAGCGACCGAAATCCTACGAAGAAAGGGAATTCAAAAGAAAAATCTCATCCTCGTATTCGCCGACCCGATTTCCGGTTGGGGGGAGGAAGGAAGAATAGTTTGGTCCCTTCGTACTTTAGGCTTTTCACATGCTTATATCATAGACGGAGGAATTCACGCACTTAGAAAAGCTTTCGAGTCTAAAAATTTTAGTGATTCGAAAATAGAAACTTTTACTATGAATCCCGCTCGACGGTCGAGAGATTGGGTAGTCGACGCAAACTTCGTAAATTCGCATTTATCGGATAGAAAATTCGTATTCGTAGATTCTAGGGAAGACCGAGAGTTTGAAGGCAAAACACCACACGGAGAATCGCGCGGAGGACATCTACCAGGAGCGCGTTCGTTACATTATAAAAACTTACTAAACTCGGACGGATATCTTCTCCCCGAGACCGAACTCAGAAGGAAATTCTCTTCGGCAGGGATCGAATTCGGAAAAACCGTCGTATCGTATTGCACCGGAGGAATTCGATCGGCTTGGCTCGTAGCGGTTTTAGTTTCTCTCGGATACGACGCCAAGAACTACGCCGGATCGATGTGGGAATGGTCTTCTTTAGATCCCGATAAGTTTCCCTTGGTTAAAGGACCGAATTAA
- a CDS encoding helix-turn-helix domain-containing protein, with protein sequence MDYVTFQKNVCKKIRELRLEKGLTQEEVSGLEMGVRAYQRIETGGNAPNLQSLYKIAIALGVHPKDLLNVSISDEKGKKK encoded by the coding sequence ATGGATTATGTAACATTTCAAAAGAACGTTTGTAAGAAGATAAGAGAATTACGATTAGAAAAGGGATTAACGCAAGAAGAGGTTTCAGGTCTGGAAATGGGAGTTCGTGCTTATCAAAGAATTGAAACCGGCGGAAATGCGCCTAATTTACAAAGTTTATATAAAATCGCTATTGCGTTAGGAGTTCACCCGAAAGATCTTTTGAATGTTTCAATCAGCGACGAAAAAGGAAAAAAGAAATAA
- a CDS encoding tetratricopeptide repeat protein, giving the protein MINRFLGFFLLLGLVLAAFSVFTYSEEKQEDPVSASSSAGSEEKFQFSELLKTIWGDLTSKDPKPIDSNSTNPSEEPTEIFKAGLDAYEQKDYEKSIREYDRYLEKLPSDIYALYNRGLAKYNLGRFSEAEIDFDTALKIKPDNFDILLYRGYCKSELEKRDEAFTDIDRAIKLGAKYAEAYVNRAILYNLSEQPNAALKDAKEAVRLDAGSSRANFQIGYAYYSLKKYNDSINAYSKAITLNPQDGGQSYYNRGLGYIAVRKKKNACDDFKLSLEGGYSGANEMIQEYCK; this is encoded by the coding sequence ATGATCAATCGCTTTCTAGGGTTTTTTCTTCTTCTTGGCCTAGTTTTGGCAGCCTTCTCAGTTTTTACTTATAGCGAGGAAAAGCAGGAGGATCCCGTAAGTGCGTCCTCATCTGCCGGATCTGAGGAAAAATTTCAATTCTCGGAACTGCTTAAAACTATCTGGGGCGACCTAACTTCCAAAGATCCGAAACCTATAGATTCTAATTCAACGAATCCGTCGGAAGAACCTACCGAAATTTTTAAAGCCGGACTCGACGCATACGAACAGAAGGATTATGAAAAGTCGATTCGGGAATATGATCGCTATCTTGAGAAGCTCCCATCCGATATTTATGCACTTTATAATAGAGGATTGGCAAAATATAATCTCGGCCGATTTTCCGAAGCGGAAATCGACTTCGATACCGCTCTTAAAATTAAGCCCGACAATTTCGATATACTTTTGTATCGGGGATACTGTAAAAGTGAATTAGAAAAGAGAGATGAAGCCTTTACGGACATCGATCGCGCCATCAAACTCGGGGCGAAATATGCAGAAGCGTACGTAAACCGAGCCATCTTGTATAATCTTTCCGAACAACCAAATGCGGCATTGAAGGATGCGAAGGAAGCCGTTCGACTCGACGCAGGAAGTTCTCGTGCAAATTTCCAGATCGGCTACGCTTATTATAGTCTGAAGAAATATAATGATTCTATTAATGCCTATTCAAAAGCCATTACTTTGAATCCGCAAGACGGAGGCCAATCGTATTATAATCGAGGCCTAGGTTATATAGCCGTTCGCAAAAAGAAGAACGCTTGCGATGATTTTAAACTCTCACTCGAAGGCGGCTATTCTGGCGCAAATGAGATGATTCAGGAATATTGCAAGTGA
- a CDS encoding peroxiredoxin: MPQVTSLAPDFKAEAVIGQQIKEIKLSEYKGKWVVLFFWPLDFTFVCPTEIIEYDAKLDEFKKLGAEVLGVSVDSAFTHLAWKNTARKQGGLGEIRYPLVADITKSIARDYGVLTEGGVALRGTFIIDPKGVIRQSTINDLPVGRNIDEAIRLVKAFQFVEKHGEVCPANWDEGKKTMKADPEKSKEYFSSVN, encoded by the coding sequence ATGCCTCAAGTAACCTCACTTGCACCGGACTTCAAAGCCGAGGCCGTAATCGGCCAACAGATTAAGGAAATCAAACTTTCCGAATATAAAGGGAAATGGGTCGTACTATTTTTCTGGCCGCTGGATTTCACGTTTGTTTGCCCTACCGAAATCATCGAGTACGATGCAAAATTGGACGAGTTCAAGAAGCTAGGCGCCGAAGTTTTAGGCGTTTCCGTCGACAGTGCATTTACTCACCTAGCCTGGAAAAACACGGCACGTAAACAAGGCGGACTTGGCGAAATCCGCTATCCATTGGTTGCGGATATCACTAAATCCATTGCCCGTGATTACGGCGTTCTAACCGAAGGGGGAGTTGCACTCCGCGGAACCTTCATCATCGACCCGAAAGGCGTAATTCGCCAATCCACAATCAATGATCTTCCGGTTGGACGCAATATCGATGAAGCAATTCGTTTGGTAAAAGCTTTCCAATTTGTAGAGAAACATGGGGAAGTTTGTCCTGCAAACTGGGACGAAGGTAAAAAAACCATGAAAGCGGATCCGGAAAAGTCCAAGGAATATTTCTCCTCGGTCAACTGA